A window from Cryobacterium sp. SO1 encodes these proteins:
- a CDS encoding acyltransferase, giving the protein MSGTSLADTPVGAAPIRQIHALTGVRILAALWVVLFHIRFSIAAEFPAVYAAFAPIITHGDYGVDLFFILSGYVITLNYGRKMGGSLDRKASVKFWWARLSRIWPAYFVMLAFVSVWHGSFLIFGATDPVAPRDFSVWSFLRQSTLVVQWTEADFNRLTWNGAAWSVSVEALAYLLFPVLALLLFRLSRVLGSRGLGILAVLTVMPVVLFALALGSLYAPWMWLIRILCEFVAGGLLFYALERVQNRPGAQRIANWLAPALIVVVLIVAYLLNGRVNERWGVLVVPALLVFVGAIVVGREGLIRLLGHRWLVIGGMASYSVYLVHMPLIEIVWTAQERLPFLAQGTLASKILIFLVPALATIFGFVLWKWVEEPARRAMRRMSLQNIPERAVDDVPIKQAGIEAPRA; this is encoded by the coding sequence GTGTCCGGAACCTCCCTCGCCGATACTCCGGTCGGCGCCGCCCCCATCAGGCAGATCCATGCGCTGACCGGTGTGCGGATCCTCGCCGCGCTCTGGGTGGTGCTGTTCCACATCCGGTTCAGCATCGCCGCCGAGTTCCCGGCGGTCTACGCCGCCTTCGCTCCGATCATCACCCACGGCGATTACGGCGTGGACCTGTTCTTCATCCTCAGCGGCTACGTCATCACGCTGAACTACGGGCGGAAGATGGGCGGCTCCCTCGACCGCAAGGCGAGCGTCAAGTTCTGGTGGGCGCGACTGTCCAGGATCTGGCCGGCGTACTTCGTCATGCTGGCCTTCGTCTCGGTGTGGCACGGCAGCTTCCTGATCTTCGGCGCCACGGATCCGGTCGCGCCGCGGGATTTCAGCGTGTGGAGTTTCCTTCGCCAGTCGACCCTCGTCGTGCAGTGGACCGAAGCCGACTTCAACAGGCTGACCTGGAACGGCGCCGCCTGGTCGGTGTCCGTCGAAGCGCTCGCCTACCTGCTCTTCCCGGTCCTGGCCCTGCTGCTCTTCCGCCTGTCCAGGGTGCTCGGTTCCCGCGGCCTGGGGATCCTCGCGGTGCTCACCGTGATGCCGGTGGTGTTGTTCGCCCTCGCGCTCGGATCGTTGTACGCCCCCTGGATGTGGCTGATCCGCATCCTCTGCGAGTTTGTAGCCGGCGGATTGCTGTTCTACGCACTTGAGCGGGTACAGAATCGGCCGGGTGCGCAGCGCATCGCGAATTGGCTGGCGCCGGCCCTGATTGTTGTGGTGCTGATCGTCGCGTACCTGCTCAACGGCCGGGTGAACGAGCGCTGGGGCGTGCTCGTGGTCCCCGCCCTGCTGGTCTTCGTCGGCGCGATCGTGGTGGGTCGCGAGGGCCTCATACGCCTCCTCGGCCACCGCTGGCTGGTGATCGGCGGGATGGCGTCCTACAGCGTGTATCTGGTGCATATGCCACTGATTGAAATCGTCTGGACGGCCCAGGAAAGGCTGCCGTTCCTGGCGCAAGGTACACTTGCGAGCAAGATCCTCATCTTCCTGGTTCCGGCGCTTGCCACGATTTTCGGCTTCGTCCTGTGG